A genomic segment from Nicotiana tabacum cultivar K326 chromosome 7, ASM71507v2, whole genome shotgun sequence encodes:
- the LOC107796914 gene encoding agamous-like MADS-box protein AGL62, protein MSTRLIKGRKSVRLAKIENQNNRQVTFSKRRNGVFKKANELAVMTGAEVGIIVFPPGSKPYSFGHPNVDETIDKYVGEERPPSPSSPGIDDKYVQMFRKANSMTLNTQLNTLQDQLDFALNLKSKLKEKNKKLESQQEWFKGPIEKMNYTEASMLKEGLEDLLLKVKNYGTERGYGYENGKWKAE, encoded by the exons ATGAGTACTAGACTGATTAAGGGTCGCAAAAGTGTTCGTCTCgcgaaaatagaaaatcaaaataatcgACAAGTGACTTTCTCAAAACGCCGAAATGGTGTCTTCAAGAAAGCAAATGAGCTTGCCGTTATGACGGGTGCTGAAGTTGGCATCATCGTGTTTCCACCAG GTAGCAAGCCTTACTCTTTTGGTCATCCAAATGTAGATGAAACCATCGACAAATATGTTGGCGAAGAAAGGCCTCCATCACCATCATCACCAGGCATTGATGACAAGTATGTCCAGATGTTCCGCAAAGCCAATTCTATGACACTTAACACACAACTCAATACTCTGCAAGATCAACTGGATTTTGCGTTAAACTTGAAAAGCAAACTCAAGGAAAAGAATAAGAAGTTGGAGAGCCAACAAGAGTGGTTCAAGGGTCCTATAGAGAAGATGAACTACACAGAGGCTTCAATGTTGAAAGAGGGATTGGAAGATTTGCTCTTGAAGGTGAAGAACTATGGCACTGAACGTGGTTATGGTTACGAAAATGGAAAGTGGAAGGCTGAATAA